The Fusobacterium sp. FSA-380-WT-3A nucleotide sequence CTCCTCTTGTATTTCTAGGGTCAACGAAAGTTTTTAATCCTAATTTTGTAAGAACTCCTGGTTTTCTTCCTGCAGCAGCTCTAAACATGTGAGAAATTGCTCCATATGGTAAATTGTAAGCTTCTATTTTATTTTCTTTTGCTAAAGTTTTTAGTCCTACCATTTTAATAAAGTGAGAACATACAACTTTTTTAACTAATCCTTCATAACTGATTCCATCTATTAATCTTCCTTCTGTAGCTTCTCCTAATCCTGCTCCAGCTATATAACTTAAATTTCTAGGTTCTCCTGTTTCTAAAAATCTTTTTCCTAAAGCTGCTGTTACCTCTTCTGGATAAACTAAAGAACCAAATCCATTTATTGCTACTGTATCTTCTGATTTTATTAATCTTACAGCTTCATCAGCTGTCATTATTTTCTTATCTACTTTCATTATATTCCTCCATTATAGTTAATTTTCTTTCATATTTTTATTATTTAGATTTTTTTAAATATTTTCTTGCAATATCTCTTCCAATAACTATTTTTTGAATTTCTGTAGTTCCATCTACTATTTGAAGCATTTTAGCTACATATAATAGTTTACTAATTCTTGAATCTTTCATAAATCCTTCAGCACCAAAGTATTGAGCACATTTTACTAAAACTTCCATTGCTACTTCTGTTCCAAAATATTTATTTTTAGCTGCAGTTATTGCTACTGGTTCCCCTGAATCCATAACACTAGCAGTTCTATATACTAACCATCTTGCTGCTTCTATTTTTGCACTTAAATCTGCAAGTTCCCATTGTACTCCTTGATTTTTTAATATAGGTGTTCCAAATGATTCTCTTGTTGCTAGATATTCAGCAGTAATATCTAATGCTCTTTGAGCAACTCCCACTGCTATTGCTGGAGTGTATACTCTTGCTACGTCTATTGCTATTAAAGCTTCTTTAAATCCATTAGCTGATAATAGTCTACTTACTGGTACTACACAATCATCAAATTCAAGACTTCCACAAGACATTCCATTTCCTATTAAACGTTCTCTATTTTTTAGGAATTTTAGTCCTTTTGTTCCTTTATCTACTAAAAGCATAATCATGTTTTTAGAATCTTTTCCATCTTTTATCATTACATTATAGTAATCAGCATTTTCAGCATTTGATATCCAATCTTTTTTACCAAAAATATGATATCCATCTTCTCTTAGTTCTGCATAAGCTGTTGTTGCTGAAGGGTCACATCCTGAAGCTGATTCTGTCAATGCAAAAGCTGTTAATTTACTTCCATCTGCAAGTCCTGGAACTATTGCTTTTACTTCATCGCTTATTCCTTCATAGAATGTAGCTATTTCCATAGAAATATTATTATGTAATTGCATTTGGAAAGCCATCATTCCATCTCCATAAGCTAACTCTTCATATATTAAAGCTGTTTGTAAGTAGTTATATCCTTTTCCACCCATTTCTTTAGGAATTCCTACTCCACAGAAACCATTTTTTGCCATATCTTTTATTATTTCTCTGTTTAGTTCAGGACTTTTATCCACATCAAATGTTAATGGATATAGTTTCTCCTTTCCATAATTCAATGCTTTTTCATATAAATCTTTTTCTTCTTGTGTTAGTAATATTGCCATTTTTAATACCTCCTATTTGTTTTTATATTAAGTATGAAAAATTATTTTTTTATTTAAATTATTTTATATTTTATTTATCTACTTTTTGAGCTTTTTTCATTTGTGCTTTTTCACCAGTTTCATCTAAGAATAATGTTAATACAAAGAATACAAATGGAGCTAAACATGTAAGAGCTATTGCTTTATATAATCCAAATGTACTTCCTAAAATTCCTGCTAAACTTCCTCCTAAAGCTCCTCCTAATCCAACTAATGTAAATATAAATCCAGTTCCTAATGAAACAGCTTCTGAAGAAAGATTTGGTATTTTATATAAAACTGTAAATGCT carries:
- a CDS encoding acyl-CoA dehydrogenase family protein; this encodes MAILLTQEEKDLYEKALNYGKEKLYPLTFDVDKSPELNREIIKDMAKNGFCGVGIPKEMGGKGYNYLQTALIYEELAYGDGMMAFQMQLHNNISMEIATFYEGISDEVKAIVPGLADGSKLTAFALTESASGCDPSATTAYAELREDGYHIFGKKDWISNAENADYYNVMIKDGKDSKNMIMLLVDKGTKGLKFLKNRERLIGNGMSCGSLEFDDCVVPVSRLLSANGFKEALIAIDVARVYTPAIAVGVAQRALDITAEYLATRESFGTPILKNQGVQWELADLSAKIEAARWLVYRTASVMDSGEPVAITAAKNKYFGTEVAMEVLVKCAQYFGAEGFMKDSRISKLLYVAKMLQIVDGTTEIQKIVIGRDIARKYLKKSK